A portion of the Cryptomeria japonica chromosome 5, Sugi_1.0, whole genome shotgun sequence genome contains these proteins:
- the LOC131876270 gene encoding putative leucine-rich repeat receptor-like serine/threonine-protein kinase At2g24130, with protein sequence MSLDGTIPPVLGNLSSLRSLDLSGNYLTGTIPPQIGQLRNLWILSLNDNKLKGTISSVLGNLSSLRSLDLSYNNLTGTIPPQLGQLPNLQILLLHRNQLQGAIPPALSACRRLYELVLSFNQLHGNIPPELSLLASLKYLYLGTNSLTGTISPTFQNLSALVELDMAVNELYGPIPSSLTNLSKLNGLELLRNRLSGHIPWEIGSKLSNLVYLTLWGNRLSGNIPNTLGNCSSLEILSLDQNQLSGTVPMELGKLKLLTHLHVHSNQLVSDRTNTLAFLTALTNCSHLQEISMANNTFTGILPPSIGQLSSNLNYFDLLYNWISGSIPQQIVNLTNLTYLALSGNLLSGNIPSGIKGFRELERLYLGENKLEGSIPSEIGQMQHLGLLSLRDNQLSGNIPDYLCSSQQLRRLSLQHNNFSEKIPVSFEGCQKLELLDLSHNKLGGRIPSEVIASLENLQFYLNLSWNSLQGPLPRKMSKIVMAQAIDLSGNQLTGVIPISLGDCTALERLNLSHNAFVGPIPYTLSKLKNLQEMDLSFNNLSGQIPEAGVFPNRTVVLLLVGNPALCGPKKYSLPSCPNQIQEKHSLLKRVILSVIGAIAFVLCFFILVILWRHKFSGKPVRPSSFIFQRLSYLKFSYQDLVSATSGFDESNLLGVGNFGSVYKGILRDGKIIAIKTLNFQNEEAIKSFKIECKLLGRIRHRNLIKIISAFFYPGFKGLVLQFASNGSLEKHLHPHRDDEGFCKLGLSVCLNIAIDVGHGMEYLHHDCPLQIVHCDLKPSNVLLDANMTALVTDFGISRLTTTNSIDSLSTTTFALKGSIGYIAPEYGLGGNVSTKGDVYSYGILILEMVTRKRPSDDMFVGDMNLPKWVRLAFPDRLADVVDSEVFKDVNENIEDNRCLLSFIHVALLCSSESPRERPSMRDVANALERLKTSLMGGAAASNLTSTISDLLRSTNPTEALASGSQSSTF encoded by the exons ATGAGTTTAGATGGCACCATACCTCCCGTGCTAGGGAATCTCTCGTCTCTTCGATCCCTAGATCTCTCGGGCAATTACCTCACTGGTACCATTCCACCTCAAATCGGCCAACTCCGAAATCTATGGATACTCAGCCTGAATGATAATAAATTGAAAGGAACCATTTCTTCTGTGCTCGGGAATCTCTCCTCTCTTCGATCTCTTGATCTCTCCTACAATAACCTCACTGGTACCATTCCACCTCAACTCGGCCAACTCCCAAATCTACAGATACTCTTGCTTCACAGAAATCAATTACAAGGAGCCATTCCGCCCGCTCTCTCCGCATGTCGTAGATTGTATGAGCTGGTACTCTCTTTTAACCAACTGCATGGCAACATTCCGCCTGAGCTGAGCCTTCTCGCAAGTTTGAAGTACCTCTACTTGGGGACAAACAGTCTCACGGGTACCATTTCGCCCACTTTCCAAAACCTGTCTGCCTTAGTTGAATTGGATATGGCCGTAAATGAGCTCTACGGCCCCATTCCGAGCTCTTTAACAAATCTCTCAAAATTGAATGGATTAGAATTACTACGCAACCGGCTAAGTGGACATATTCCATGGGAAATTGGTTCCAAGCTCTCCAATTTGGTATACCTTACTTTATGGGGAAATCGGCTTAGTGGAAACATACCAAACACCTTGGGAAATTGTTCCAGTCTCGAAATACTTTCTTTAGACCAAAACCAACTCAGTGGAACGGTTCCAATGGAGCTTGGTAAGTTGAAACTTCTTACACATCTTCACGTACACAGCAATCAACTTGTCAGTGACAGAACCAACACATTGGCCTTTCTCACTGCTCTTACAAATTGCTCCCACTTGCAAGAAATATCAATGGCAAATAATACTTTCACTGGTATATTGCCGCCATCCATAGGCCAACTATCTTCTAATCTCAATTACTTTGATTTATTATACAACTGGATAAGCGGAAGTATACCCCAACAGATTGTCAATCTCACAAACTTAACTTACTTAGCTTTATCCGGTAATCTTTTGAGCGGCAATATTCCATCTGGAATTAAAGGATTCCGTGAGTTGGAGAGATTGTATCTGGGTGAGAACAAATTAGAAGGAAGCATTCCAAGCGAGATAGGTCAAATGCAACATCTCGGACTCTTATCTCTTCGTGACAACCAGTTATCTGGAAATATACCAGATTATCTTTGTAGTTCCCAGCAGCTAAGACGTCTTTCTCTTCAGCACAACAACTTCTCAGAGAAGATCCCTGTTAGTTTCGAGGGATGTCAGAAGTTAGAGCTCCTTGACTTATCTCACAATAAACTAGGGGGAAGGATACCTAGTGAAGTCATTGCCAGCCTTGAAAACCTGCAATTCTACCTCAATCTTTCATGGAATTCTCTGCAAGGGCCGTTGCCACGGAAGATGAGCAAAATTGTAATGGCTCAAGCTATAGATCTATCTGGAAATCAACTTACTGGTGTCATTCCAATCTCCCTAGGAGATTGCACAGCATTAGAGCGTCTAAATCTGTCCCACAACGCCTTTGTCGGTCCAATACCATATACACTCTCCAAATTAAAAAATCTCCAAGAAATGGATCTTTCTTTCAATAATTTGTCAGGACAGATTCCAGAAGCAGGGGTCTTTCCAAATAGAACCGTTGTGTTATTGTTGGTGGGGAACCCTGCCCTATGTGGCCCAAAAAAATATTCATTGCCTTCATGCCCTAATCAGATCCAGGAAAAGCATTCCCTGCTAAAAAGAGTAATCTTATCAGTTATTGGAGCCATTGCATTTGTATTATGCTTCTTCATTCTAGTAATACTATGGAGGCACAAATTTTCAGGGAAGCCAGTCCGTCCCTCAAGCTTTATTTTTCAAAGGCTCAGCTACCTAAAATTTTCTTATCAAGATCTTGTCAGTGCAACATCTGGATTTGATGAGTCAAACTTGCTTGGAGTGGGTAACTTTGGGTCAGTCTACAAAGGCATCTTGAGAGATGGCAAGATAATTGCCATCAAGACTCTTAATTTTCAAAATGAAGAAGCTATTAAGAGTTTTAAAATAGAGTGCAAATTGTTAGGGAGGATTCGGCACCGTAACCTCATCAAAATCATAAGTGCCTTTTTCTACCCTGGTTTCAAAGGTTTGGTTCTTCAGTTTGCCTCTAATGGGAGCTTGGAAAAACATCTGCACCCTCATAGAGATGATGAGGGCTTTTGTAAATTGGGATTGAGTGTGTGTTTGAACATTGCTATAGATGTAGGCCATGGCATGGAATATTTGCATCATGATTGTCCTCTACAAATTGTGCACTGTGATTTAAAACCTAGCAATGTGCTCCTGGATGCCAACATGACAGCCCTTGTCACTGATTTTGGTATATCCCGTTtaactactacaaattccatagaTTCATTGAGTACCACAACATTTGCACTCAAAGGATCCATTGGCTATATTGCTCCAG AGTATGGATTGGGTGGGAATGTTTCTACCAAGGGAGATGTTTATAGTTATGGAATTCTGATATTAGAGATGGTTACAAGGAAGAGGCCAAGTGATGACATGTTTGTGGGAGACATGAACTTGCCAAAGTGGGTGAGGTTGGCATTTCCAGACAGATTGGCAGATGTTGTTGATAGTGAGGTGTtcaaagatgtgaatgaaaacatAGAAGACAACAGATGTCTTCTTTCTTTTATACATGTTGCTTTGCTTTGTAGCAGTGAATCACCAAGAGAGCGACCTTCCATGAGAGATGTAGCGAATGCCTTGGAGAGGCTGAAGACATCTTTAATGGGAGGTGCAGCTGCTTCCAATTTGACATCTACCATATCAGATCTCCTGCGCAGTACCAACCCCACAGAAGCATTGGCATCTGGTAGTCAAAGTTCTACATTTTAA